A stretch of the Porifericola rhodea genome encodes the following:
- the gpmI gene encoding 2,3-bisphosphoglycerate-independent phosphoglycerate mutase: protein MNKKVILMILDGWGIPENSEVSAIDKANTPFVDSLYTKYAHSKLNASGKAVGLPDGQMGNSEVGHMNLGAGRIVYQMLERINQSIETGEFYDIEVLQNAFKYAKENDKQVHFIGLTSTGGVHSHLQHLKALCKAASQAELEKVFIHAFTDGRDTDPKSGKGNLEEIQAYAKETTGKIATVIGRYYAMDRDKRWERTKLAYDAMVHGEGKTSENAVQAVQASYDEDVTDEFIKPIVITENGSPVAKIEEGDVVLSFNFRTDRARQITLALTQQDFPEQDMKKMDLNYITMTEYDETFKGVDILFDNRPIDKVMGQVLAENGKKQIRIAETEKYPHVTFFFNCGREEEFEGEERIMCPSPKVATYDLQPEMSAGDIRDKIIPKLKEGEVDFVCLNFANPDMVGHTGVFEAAVKACETVDQCAKAVLDVAQENGYSAIVIADHGNADCMKNPDGSPHTQHTTVPVPCILVDKDYKGKLKDGKLGDISPTILELMGVPQPKEMTGESLLDH, encoded by the coding sequence ATGAATAAAAAAGTAATTTTGATGATTTTAGATGGATGGGGCATCCCTGAAAACTCTGAAGTCTCTGCCATTGATAAAGCCAACACTCCTTTCGTTGATTCTTTATATACTAAGTATGCCCATAGTAAACTCAATGCTTCCGGAAAGGCGGTAGGCCTCCCCGACGGGCAGATGGGTAACTCAGAAGTAGGACATATGAACCTGGGAGCCGGACGTATCGTCTACCAGATGCTGGAAAGAATCAATCAGTCTATAGAGACAGGAGAATTCTACGACATTGAAGTTCTGCAAAACGCCTTTAAATACGCAAAAGAAAACGACAAGCAGGTACATTTTATTGGACTTACCTCTACCGGAGGAGTACACTCTCACCTGCAACATCTCAAAGCCCTCTGCAAAGCTGCCAGCCAGGCCGAGCTAGAGAAAGTATTTATCCATGCCTTTACCGATGGCCGCGATACAGACCCTAAGTCTGGCAAAGGCAATCTGGAAGAGATACAGGCTTACGCTAAAGAAACCACCGGTAAAATAGCTACAGTTATAGGGCGCTATTATGCGATGGACCGCGACAAACGCTGGGAACGTACCAAACTTGCTTATGACGCTATGGTACATGGCGAAGGTAAGACCTCAGAAAACGCTGTGCAGGCAGTACAGGCTTCTTACGACGAAGACGTAACTGATGAGTTTATTAAGCCTATTGTCATTACTGAAAACGGTAGCCCGGTAGCCAAAATAGAAGAAGGTGACGTAGTGTTAAGCTTCAACTTCCGTACCGACCGCGCTCGCCAGATTACACTTGCCCTTACTCAGCAGGACTTCCCCGAGCAGGACATGAAGAAAATGGACCTGAACTATATTACCATGACAGAGTATGACGAAACTTTTAAAGGCGTAGATATTCTGTTTGATAATAGACCTATAGACAAAGTGATGGGTCAGGTGCTTGCGGAAAACGGCAAAAAGCAAATCCGTATTGCTGAAACTGAGAAATACCCTCACGTAACTTTCTTCTTCAACTGCGGACGCGAAGAGGAGTTTGAAGGCGAAGAGCGTATTATGTGCCCTTCTCCTAAAGTTGCTACTTATGATCTGCAACCCGAAATGAGCGCAGGCGATATCCGTGACAAAATAATCCCTAAGCTAAAAGAAGGTGAAGTAGACTTTGTATGTCTAAACTTTGCAAACCCTGATATGGTAGGCCATACCGGCGTATTTGAAGCTGCGGTAAAAGCCTGCGAAACCGTAGACCAGTGTGCTAAAGCGGTATTGGATGTAGCTCAGGAAAATGGTTACTCTGCTATTGTTATTGCTGACCACGGTAATGCAGACTGTATGAAAAATCCTGATGGCTCGCCTCATACACAGCATACCACTGTACCCGTTCCCTGTATTCTGGTAGACAAAGACTACAAAGGCAAACTAAAAGATGGTAAGCTGGGAGACATCTCCCCTACCATTCTGGAACTGATGGGTGTACCTCAGCCTAAAGAAATGACTGGCGAGTCGCTGCTAGATCACTAA
- a CDS encoding heme/hemin ABC transporter substrate-binding protein codes for MKRIFVLSILFTSLLYTCQQSGSSEESTSAEALKIVSLNGTITEILCALGQEEQIIGTDVTSTYPPSMHQLPKVGHNRNLSSEGIISLNPNLIIGIEKDVDEEVKQQIASTGIKTIWLEQELSVEGTKSLISTIADTLNLGTEQEKIVEQIHSPLALLKNFAIPPKVLFIYARGTGTLLVAGENTSVAQMIALSGGQNAAQGFQDYKPLTSEALVSANPDVILLFSSGLNSLEGSDGLLSVPGIAQTNAGKNKAFISMDGQYLSGFGPRVGQAALELNQKLDSLQSTSLSAQN; via the coding sequence ATGAAAAGAATATTCGTCCTAAGTATATTATTTACCAGCCTGCTCTATACCTGTCAGCAAAGTGGATCATCCGAGGAAAGCACCAGCGCCGAAGCTCTTAAAATTGTTTCTCTCAACGGTACTATCACAGAAATACTCTGTGCTCTGGGTCAGGAAGAACAGATCATTGGAACTGATGTGACCAGCACTTACCCTCCCTCTATGCATCAACTACCCAAAGTGGGCCATAACCGTAACCTCTCTTCTGAAGGCATTATTTCCCTAAACCCTAATCTGATCATAGGCATTGAAAAAGATGTAGATGAAGAAGTTAAGCAACAAATTGCTTCAACAGGCATTAAAACCATATGGCTGGAGCAGGAACTTAGTGTTGAAGGTACAAAATCACTTATCAGTACTATAGCGGACACCCTGAATCTGGGAACAGAGCAGGAAAAAATAGTTGAGCAGATACATTCTCCCCTGGCACTGCTTAAGAATTTTGCCATACCACCCAAAGTACTTTTTATATATGCCAGAGGCACAGGCACTTTACTGGTAGCGGGAGAAAACACATCGGTAGCTCAAATGATAGCGCTCTCTGGTGGGCAAAATGCCGCTCAGGGCTTTCAAGACTACAAACCTCTAACCTCAGAAGCTCTTGTATCTGCCAATCCCGATGTCATATTACTGTTTAGTAGTGGGCTTAACAGCCTGGAAGGTAGCGATGGCTTACTCAGTGTGCCCGGTATTGCCCAGACCAATGCTGGCAAAAACAAAGCTTTTATCAGTATGGATGGGCAGTACCTTTCAGGTTTTGGGCCACGTGTAGGGCAGGCTGCGCTGGAACTTAACCAGAAATTAGACTCTCTGCAAAGCACTTCACTGAGCGCACAAAACTAA
- a CDS encoding transglutaminase domain-containing protein, translated as MRKIFTLLLIAGIPSFFTNSTLAQSITFGKVTAEELRQTHYDKDSTAAAAVLYENGETSFQYLDNIGFRVVTEHTVRIKIYDKAAYEWGNVKIPLYNDGFNRTEVYRRLDGFVYNLENGMIQRDELEKEAVYEEDINEYWREIKFALPNIKEGCVLEYRYTVESPFLLKLDDWKFQRNIPVKWSEYRLTVPAFYQYMILKQGYFDLEIQEVELDKNEHHLGNYTYQNMKFHWAMKDLPAYEHEEYMTTREDYIAKVMFQLSKVNYPGRRVKDYMTNWPQLIEDLMDITHYGKNFKKDVTEDIVEELTASLTTEQAKAEAIYTYVQQNYAWNDRYAYAPSLTIRQFLKAKEGNSSDINALLLVMLREAGIEAYPALVSTKDHGAITTKFPLLDQFNSALVYAQIDGQGYLLDAIDPDLPFGMISEPCLNGYALVADEDAKEEQWLNVTQQGLDFEDTYIFLQLDEEQQAYTAQVRESFREYSAIKARKVILQNKAQLEQNAEMKDLAFLNLEDKNKPLIITYNTSYEAEALGDLIYINPYERIIQENPFNKPERYYPVNFGLRKVHRYNFTFMLPEGYVVDELPEDVSLSTPQKGITYSSMSKVNGSTVQVSALLQLSKVSYSVEEYQELRSFYAEMIDKQGQNIVLKPDKTE; from the coding sequence ATGAGAAAAATATTTACCCTTCTGCTTATTGCGGGTATACCCTCTTTTTTCACTAATTCTACTCTGGCGCAGTCTATTACTTTTGGAAAAGTGACAGCCGAAGAATTACGTCAAACACATTATGATAAGGATTCTACCGCCGCGGCCGCAGTACTGTACGAAAATGGAGAAACTTCCTTCCAATATCTGGATAATATTGGTTTTAGAGTAGTAACAGAGCATACCGTAAGAATAAAAATTTATGATAAAGCAGCGTACGAATGGGGTAATGTAAAAATTCCCCTCTACAACGATGGCTTTAACCGCACAGAGGTCTACCGCAGACTAGATGGCTTTGTCTATAATCTGGAAAACGGAATGATACAAAGAGATGAACTGGAAAAAGAGGCCGTTTACGAAGAGGATATTAATGAATATTGGAGAGAGATCAAGTTTGCTTTACCCAACATTAAAGAAGGGTGTGTTTTAGAATATCGGTATACCGTAGAGTCGCCCTTTTTACTTAAGCTAGACGATTGGAAATTTCAACGCAACATACCTGTAAAGTGGAGTGAATATAGACTTACAGTTCCTGCTTTTTATCAATATATGATTCTTAAGCAAGGCTATTTTGATCTGGAGATACAGGAAGTGGAGCTGGATAAAAACGAGCATCATCTTGGTAACTATACTTACCAGAACATGAAGTTCCATTGGGCTATGAAAGACCTGCCTGCGTATGAGCATGAAGAGTACATGACTACTCGTGAAGATTATATAGCAAAGGTGATGTTTCAGCTCTCTAAAGTGAATTATCCCGGGCGTAGGGTCAAGGATTATATGACCAACTGGCCTCAACTGATAGAAGACCTGATGGATATTACTCACTATGGTAAAAACTTTAAAAAGGATGTAACTGAGGATATTGTTGAAGAATTAACCGCTAGCCTGACTACTGAGCAGGCTAAAGCAGAAGCAATTTACACTTATGTGCAACAAAACTATGCTTGGAATGATAGGTATGCTTATGCACCTTCGCTTACAATCAGGCAGTTCTTAAAAGCCAAGGAAGGTAACAGCTCAGATATCAATGCTCTTTTGCTTGTTATGCTTAGAGAGGCGGGTATAGAAGCCTATCCGGCCTTAGTAAGTACCAAAGATCATGGAGCTATTACTACTAAATTTCCGTTACTTGATCAGTTTAACAGTGCTTTGGTCTATGCCCAGATTGATGGCCAGGGCTATTTGTTAGACGCTATAGACCCTGACCTACCTTTTGGTATGATTAGCGAACCCTGCCTGAATGGCTATGCGCTGGTAGCTGATGAAGATGCTAAAGAAGAACAATGGCTGAATGTTACACAACAGGGACTTGATTTTGAAGATACTTACATTTTCCTACAGTTAGATGAAGAGCAACAAGCTTATACTGCGCAGGTTAGAGAATCTTTCAGGGAGTATTCCGCCATTAAAGCAAGAAAAGTTATTCTTCAGAACAAGGCACAGCTAGAGCAAAATGCAGAGATGAAAGACCTTGCTTTTCTGAATCTGGAAGATAAAAACAAGCCTTTAATTATTACCTATAATACCAGCTACGAAGCAGAAGCCTTGGGAGATCTTATTTACATTAACCCTTATGAAAGGATAATACAGGAAAATCCATTTAATAAGCCTGAAAGATACTACCCAGTTAATTTTGGGTTGAGAAAAGTTCATAGGTATAACTTCACCTTCATGTTACCAGAAGGCTATGTAGTAGATGAACTGCCCGAAGATGTTAGTTTGTCTACCCCTCAAAAGGGAATTACTTACAGTAGCATGTCTAAAGTTAATGGGAGTACAGTACAGGTTTCCGCGCTGCTACAGCTGAGTAAGGTAAGCTATTCGGTTGAAGAGTATCAGGAGCTAAGAAGCTTCTATGCAGAAATGATAGATAAACAGGGACAAAATATTGTACTCAAGCCAGACAAAACAGAATAG
- a CDS encoding heme ABC transporter ATP-binding protein, which produces MSLTLEHIDYKIKEKAILKALSCSFQPGELSVIIGPNGAGKSSLLHLLSGKEQPTHGSIKLYDKPLTQIDGMLLAKHRAVLMQQSLVNMNFTVHEVICMGRYPHIKNRPTSWDLKIVAHALEKCGTAHLAQRNYTSLSGGEKQRVNLARVLAQVWEGVEEESRLLLLDEPLNNLDVEHQHLTLDIARDFAKNGNIVITVLHDLNMAARYADKIYMIGGGHLKASGNPFEVIHPPLIQEVFNYPACVCKHPFLNCPMVYYGDYEQSAENETLIPLHTPITNTHYGNTNSK; this is translated from the coding sequence ATGAGCTTAACTTTAGAACATATTGACTATAAGATTAAGGAGAAGGCCATTCTCAAAGCACTGAGCTGTAGTTTTCAGCCAGGAGAATTATCTGTAATCATAGGCCCCAACGGAGCAGGTAAATCTAGTCTTTTGCACCTCCTGAGCGGAAAAGAGCAACCCACGCATGGCAGTATCAAACTGTATGATAAGCCTCTTACCCAAATTGATGGTATGCTGCTGGCCAAACACCGTGCGGTACTTATGCAGCAATCATTAGTAAACATGAACTTTACAGTACATGAGGTAATCTGCATGGGACGTTACCCTCACATTAAAAACAGACCTACCTCCTGGGATCTCAAGATTGTAGCACATGCACTGGAAAAGTGTGGAACGGCGCACCTTGCACAGCGTAATTATACCAGTCTTTCCGGAGGAGAAAAGCAGAGAGTAAATCTGGCACGTGTGCTTGCTCAGGTATGGGAAGGCGTAGAAGAAGAGTCCAGGCTTCTGCTACTGGATGAGCCTCTCAATAATCTGGACGTAGAACACCAGCACCTGACTCTGGATATTGCCCGCGATTTTGCCAAAAATGGCAATATAGTAATTACAGTTTTACATGATCTTAATATGGCCGCCCGCTATGCCGACAAAATTTATATGATAGGCGGAGGGCATCTGAAAGCATCAGGTAACCCATTTGAAGTAATTCACCCTCCACTGATACAGGAAGTTTTTAACTACCCTGCCTGTGTCTGCAAGCATCCCTTTTTAAACTGCCCTATGGTTTACTACGGTGACTATGAGCAGTCAGCAGAAAATGAAACCCTAATTCCTTTACACACCCCTATTACCAATACACATTATGGAAACACTAACTCAAAATAA
- a CDS encoding aspartate-semialdehyde dehydrogenase has protein sequence MKLAVVGATGLVGSEILKVLAERNFPLDELLPVASARSAGKEISFKGKSYKVVGMEEAIAAKPDIAIFSAGGSTSLEYAPKFAEVGTTVVDNSSAWRMNPDNKLVVPEINANVLEDSDKIIANPNCSTIQMVLALAPLHKKYKVKRVVVSTYQSVTGTGKAAVDQMMNEREGKEGEKVYPYRIDMNVLPHIDVFFDNGYTKEEMKMVNETVKIFGDESIRVTATAVRIPTMGGHSEAVNVEFEDEFELEEVRKLLAETPGVVVEDDVKNNVYPMPINAHNKDEVFVGRLRRDETQPKTLNMWIVADNLRKGAATNAVQIAEYLVAQKLVTA, from the coding sequence ATGAAATTAGCGGTCGTAGGTGCTACCGGACTTGTAGGTAGCGAAATCCTGAAAGTGTTAGCAGAAAGAAATTTTCCATTAGATGAGCTACTGCCCGTAGCTTCAGCCAGATCTGCCGGTAAAGAGATTAGCTTTAAGGGTAAATCTTATAAGGTAGTAGGTATGGAAGAGGCTATTGCCGCTAAACCCGACATTGCTATTTTCTCTGCAGGTGGCTCTACTTCACTGGAGTACGCTCCCAAGTTTGCTGAGGTAGGTACAACTGTAGTAGATAACTCTTCGGCCTGGCGTATGAACCCGGATAATAAGCTGGTAGTACCCGAAATCAACGCAAACGTATTAGAAGACAGCGACAAGATTATTGCAAACCCTAACTGCTCTACCATACAAATGGTACTGGCGCTGGCTCCTCTTCATAAAAAATACAAAGTAAAGCGTGTGGTTGTTTCTACTTATCAGTCGGTAACCGGAACTGGTAAAGCAGCAGTGGACCAAATGATGAATGAACGCGAAGGCAAAGAAGGGGAAAAAGTTTACCCTTATCGCATAGATATGAATGTTTTACCTCATATTGATGTGTTCTTTGACAATGGCTACACCAAAGAAGAAATGAAGATGGTGAACGAAACAGTAAAAATCTTTGGTGATGAAAGTATTCGCGTTACTGCTACTGCCGTGCGTATCCCTACCATGGGAGGACACTCAGAAGCCGTAAATGTAGAGTTTGAAGATGAGTTTGAGCTGGAAGAAGTAAGAAAGCTACTGGCTGAAACCCCTGGTGTTGTTGTGGAAGATGATGTTAAAAACAATGTCTACCCTATGCCTATTAATGCACATAATAAAGATGAAGTTTTTGTGGGTCGTTTGAGAAGAGACGAAACTCAACCTAAAACACTGAATATGTGGATAGTAGCTGACAACTTACGTAAAGGAGCAGCTACCAATGCAGTACAGATTGCCGAATATCTGGTAGCCCAGAAGTTGGTTACCGCATAA
- a CDS encoding endonuclease III domain-containing protein yields the protein MQQDIDKMNLAMQRMEENFGKQTRFSGKAPLEQLIATILSQRTTYANERKAYDTMWERFGSWEEIMNAPVDELTKAISSSNYPEVKAPRIKEVLLQIKTSKGDFNLDFLAELEVKEAVDWLMSLPGVGHKTSTFVMLFTFRKPVLPVDTHVHRVSTRLGIIPPKTSEAKAHTVLLQMLPPQADVLLNFHKLFFKHGQRICTWNYPKCKSCYLTDICDYFQQQVLEQKSAANPA from the coding sequence GTGCAGCAGGATATAGACAAGATGAACTTGGCCATGCAGCGCATGGAAGAAAACTTTGGAAAGCAGACACGCTTTTCAGGTAAAGCACCATTGGAGCAGCTGATCGCTACCATATTGTCTCAGCGAACGACTTATGCTAACGAGCGTAAAGCTTATGATACCATGTGGGAACGCTTTGGTAGCTGGGAAGAAATTATGAATGCTCCGGTAGACGAACTTACGAAAGCCATTAGCAGCTCTAACTATCCTGAAGTAAAAGCTCCCCGCATTAAAGAAGTACTGCTCCAGATAAAAACTAGTAAGGGAGATTTTAACCTGGATTTTCTGGCGGAACTTGAAGTAAAAGAAGCTGTAGACTGGTTAATGAGCCTGCCTGGTGTGGGACACAAAACCTCTACCTTTGTCATGCTTTTCACCTTTCGTAAGCCGGTACTTCCAGTAGATACGCATGTGCATCGGGTTTCTACTCGACTAGGCATTATTCCTCCTAAAACCAGCGAGGCAAAAGCGCATACTGTTTTGCTACAAATGCTCCCTCCTCAGGCAGACGTACTGCTAAATTTCCACAAATTGTTTTTTAAGCATGGACAGCGCATTTGTACCTGGAACTACCCCAAATGCAAAAGCTGTTACCTTACTGATATTTGCGATTATTTTCAGCAGCAAGTGCTAGAACAAAAGAGCGCCGCCAACCCGGCATAG
- a CDS encoding FecCD family ABC transporter permease yields the protein MTHKKRNIVWMLALLLIVVVILSAGAGALSISPAQVLSIALDSIGLESFAEFNEQQSVVLSHIRLPRVLLALLIGASLSTSGAAMQALFRNPLADPSIIGISAGAALTSALGIVVLGQWLNSIAFGANISMLSLLTFGGALLTTWLVFKLSHVQGRVLVATMLLAGIAINAFASAGTGFLTYTATDDQLRSITFWTLGSLGGATWQHVLVMLPFALLPFTRIFSMSKALNAFALGETEAAHIGTPTEKVKRNVVIFAAMSVGASVSLAGIIGFVGLVVPHILRQIGGPDNHYMLPASALGGALLLIFADTVSRTVLAPAELPIGILTAIVGAPVFIGILLKDRNKMNWL from the coding sequence ATGACTCATAAGAAAAGAAATATAGTATGGATGCTCGCACTACTACTTATAGTAGTAGTGATCCTTTCGGCTGGTGCGGGCGCACTGTCTATCAGCCCGGCGCAGGTGCTCTCTATAGCGCTGGATAGTATAGGCCTGGAAAGTTTTGCGGAGTTTAATGAGCAACAGTCCGTAGTACTCAGCCATATCCGACTGCCTAGGGTCTTGCTAGCCTTACTAATTGGTGCTTCCCTCTCTACTTCCGGGGCAGCTATGCAGGCATTATTTCGCAATCCTCTTGCAGACCCTTCTATTATTGGTATTTCGGCTGGGGCCGCGCTTACCTCTGCCTTAGGCATAGTTGTGCTGGGGCAGTGGCTAAACAGTATTGCCTTTGGTGCTAACATATCTATGCTATCGCTCCTCACTTTTGGAGGTGCCCTGCTTACTACCTGGCTGGTATTTAAGCTCTCTCATGTACAGGGGCGTGTACTGGTAGCTACCATGCTACTGGCAGGTATTGCTATCAATGCTTTTGCCAGCGCCGGCACCGGTTTCCTTACTTATACAGCCACTGACGATCAGCTACGCAGCATTACCTTCTGGACACTGGGTAGCCTAGGAGGAGCTACCTGGCAACATGTACTTGTCATGTTACCTTTTGCTCTACTGCCTTTTACCCGCATCTTCAGTATGAGCAAGGCCTTAAACGCCTTCGCACTCGGAGAAACTGAAGCAGCTCATATTGGTACTCCTACGGAAAAGGTAAAAAGAAATGTGGTAATCTTCGCAGCCATGAGCGTAGGTGCCAGCGTATCTCTTGCCGGAATTATCGGTTTTGTAGGTCTGGTAGTACCCCATATTCTCCGACAAATAGGTGGACCCGACAATCATTATATGCTTCCTGCCTCTGCTTTAGGCGGAGCACTACTACTCATCTTTGCAGATACTGTGTCGCGTACGGTACTGGCACCCGCAGAACTGCCCATAGGTATACTTACTGCTATTGTTGGAGCCCCTGTCTTTATCGGTATCCTTTTAAAAGACCGCAACAAAATGAACTGGCTATGA
- a CDS encoding THUMP-like domain-containing protein, translating to MSIAQLLRPEVQAFIAEHRHDDPVQLVLSAHKYPDIPVKEVAAQLQAGRKARQKFPEWYQQQHIIFPMSLSVEQASSEATARYKTQLLAGQELVDLTGGMGIDLYYMSKSFQQATYVEQQEELVAIARHNFETLQAQHINCVHSSSEVFLQNLDHKVDAIYLDPARRDEHKRKVFRLEDCTPNVVELQDELLKKSEHVLIKTAPLLDIQLALQALKSVEKVIVIAAEQECKEVLYLLGAKAKVQPIIETVHLAGDKIQQFNFTKEGEAETDVSYNVPQHYLYESNAALLKAGAFKSVAQVYGLAKLHPNSHLYTSAELVDDFPGRIFRVIEVVKYSKKAIKAAVPSGKANITTRNFPDSVLQIRKKTGLKDGGNTYIFATTDLDGKYILLVSEKLSVY from the coding sequence TTGTCTATTGCACAGCTTTTACGTCCGGAAGTACAAGCCTTTATTGCGGAGCATCGCCATGATGATCCTGTGCAGCTGGTATTGTCTGCTCATAAATATCCTGATATACCCGTAAAAGAAGTAGCTGCCCAGCTACAGGCAGGACGTAAAGCCAGGCAGAAGTTTCCGGAATGGTATCAGCAGCAGCATATCATTTTTCCGATGAGCCTATCGGTAGAGCAGGCTTCTTCAGAAGCTACAGCACGCTACAAAACACAATTACTGGCAGGGCAAGAGTTAGTAGACCTTACGGGAGGAATGGGCATAGACCTCTATTATATGAGTAAGTCTTTTCAACAGGCTACTTATGTTGAGCAGCAGGAAGAACTGGTAGCTATAGCACGTCATAATTTTGAGACGTTACAGGCCCAGCACATCAATTGTGTACATAGTAGTTCCGAAGTATTTCTACAAAACCTTGATCATAAGGTAGATGCTATTTACCTGGACCCAGCTCGCCGAGATGAGCACAAAAGAAAAGTCTTTCGTCTGGAGGATTGTACTCCCAACGTGGTGGAGCTTCAGGATGAACTTCTGAAAAAAAGTGAGCATGTCCTTATTAAAACTGCCCCGCTGTTAGATATTCAGTTAGCACTGCAGGCGCTAAAATCTGTAGAAAAAGTAATTGTAATTGCGGCAGAACAGGAGTGTAAAGAGGTGCTGTATCTGTTGGGCGCTAAGGCTAAAGTGCAGCCAATAATAGAAACGGTACATTTAGCTGGAGACAAAATCCAACAGTTTAATTTTACAAAAGAAGGTGAAGCAGAAACTGATGTAAGCTATAACGTGCCGCAACACTATTTGTATGAGTCTAATGCCGCGCTTCTTAAAGCAGGAGCTTTTAAATCAGTTGCTCAGGTTTATGGATTAGCTAAACTGCACCCAAATAGTCATTTGTATACTTCAGCTGAGTTGGTGGATGATTTTCCTGGAAGAATTTTTAGAGTTATAGAAGTGGTAAAGTATAGTAAAAAAGCAATAAAAGCAGCAGTCCCTTCAGGTAAAGCAAACATCACAACTCGTAACTTTCCTGACAGCGTACTCCAGATACGCAAAAAAACAGGCTTAAAAGATGGTGGTAACACTTATATTTTTGCTACCACAGACCTTGACGGAAAGTATATATTGCTTGTTTCTGAAAAGCTAAGTGTGTATTAA
- a CDS encoding DUF2797 domain-containing protein, producing MRVALGEPVQYTLKLEEDEIDMNQLIGQDIHIAFDGRINCINCGRAIKKAYGQGFCYPCFINAPQNSECIIRPELCRAHLGEGRDVEWEEKHHMQPHIVYLAQTDAIKVGVTRDVQVPTRWIDQGARKALPIAEVPYRYLAGLIEVSLKAQFTDKTNWRNMLKNITKEGLHLEENCATAHQNIPEDLQEYVLQECPITEISYPVLEYPTKVKSLGLDKNPVISSKLLGIRGQYLILEDGQVINIRNHSGYYISLSV from the coding sequence ATGCGTGTTGCATTAGGAGAACCTGTTCAATATACGTTAAAGCTGGAGGAAGATGAAATTGATATGAATCAGTTGATAGGGCAGGACATTCATATTGCTTTTGATGGAAGAATAAACTGTATTAACTGTGGGCGTGCTATTAAAAAAGCCTATGGGCAGGGATTCTGCTACCCTTGCTTTATCAATGCTCCCCAAAACTCAGAGTGTATTATTCGGCCTGAACTGTGCCGTGCTCACCTGGGCGAAGGCAGAGATGTGGAATGGGAGGAGAAGCACCATATGCAACCTCATATCGTTTACCTCGCTCAAACAGATGCTATAAAAGTAGGAGTTACTCGTGATGTACAGGTGCCCACCCGTTGGATTGACCAGGGAGCCCGTAAGGCATTACCCATCGCTGAAGTCCCCTATCGTTATCTTGCAGGCCTGATAGAAGTTTCATTGAAAGCACAGTTTACTGACAAAACCAATTGGAGGAACATGCTTAAGAATATTACTAAAGAAGGTCTTCATCTGGAAGAAAACTGCGCTACGGCTCATCAGAATATACCGGAAGACTTACAGGAATACGTACTGCAAGAGTGCCCTATTACTGAAATTAGTTACCCAGTGCTGGAATACCCCACCAAAGTAAAAAGCCTGGGACTAGATAAAAACCCTGTTATTTCTTCAAAACTTTTAGGGATACGTGGACAATACTTAATCCTGGAAGATGGGCAGGTAATTAATATAAGAAACCACAGCGGCTACTACATTAGCTTATCGGTTTAA